One window of Novosphingobium sp. 9U genomic DNA carries:
- the ppdK gene encoding pyruvate, phosphate dikinase, with product MVKQVYTFGGGVKHSDPRSRDKVICGGKGANLAEMAGIGLPVPPGFTITTEECVKYLAEGANFSDQLRADVAEALTHIEKTVGKTFGDAADPLLVSVRSGARVSMPGMMDTVLNLGLNDETVQGLVATSGDERFAWDSYRRFIQMYSDVVLGVEHHLFEEALEIAKEDNGYENDTELSAADWQKIVKEYKGIVESELGKPFPLDVNEQLWGAIQAVFDSWDSDRAKVYRRLNDIPGDWGTAVNVQAMVFGNMGETSATGVAFTRDPATGEKAYYGEWLVNAQGEDVVAGIRTPQYLTKAARERAGAKPLSMEEAMPAAYGELAAVFELLEKHYKDMQDIEFTVERGKLWMLQTRSGKRTAKAALKMAVDMVAEGLVDEKTAILRVDPMALDQLLHPTLDPKAKRDVLGKGLPASPGAASGAIVLDADTAEKRAELGESVILVRVETSPEDIHGMHAAKGILTARGGMTSHAAVVARGMGRCCVSGASGVSIDMKSRTLKIGNRDLKEGDVITLDGSTGDIMAGEVPTVEPELAGDFAELMTWADKHRRMKVRTNAETPADCKMARQFGAEGIGLCRTEHMFFDASRISAVRQMILAEDEAGRRAALEKLLPEQRDDFAQIFMVMAGLPVTIRLLDPPLHEFLPQGDAEFADLSETIGISVDTLKRRADELHEANPMLGHRGCRLGITFPEIYEMQARAIFEAACDVIDKVGDAPVPEVMIPLVATKRELAILKKLVDETAAKVFAEKGKSVDYMVGTMIELPRAALMAGEIAEEAKFFSFGTNDLTQTTLGVSRDDAARFLSPYVDKGIYARDPFVSLDIEGVGQLVQLGAERGRATRADLKLGICGEHGGDPASIAFCEKVGLDYVSASPYRVPIARLAAAQAALA from the coding sequence ATGGTCAAGCAGGTCTACACCTTCGGCGGCGGCGTGAAGCACTCCGATCCTCGCTCACGTGACAAGGTCATCTGCGGCGGCAAGGGCGCGAACCTGGCCGAGATGGCCGGTATCGGCCTGCCGGTGCCCCCGGGCTTCACCATCACCACCGAAGAATGCGTGAAGTACCTGGCCGAGGGCGCTAACTTCTCCGACCAGCTGCGCGCCGATGTGGCCGAAGCGCTGACGCATATCGAGAAGACTGTCGGCAAGACGTTCGGCGATGCCGCCGATCCGCTGCTGGTCTCGGTCCGCTCGGGCGCGCGCGTGTCGATGCCCGGCATGATGGATACGGTGCTCAACTTGGGCCTCAACGACGAGACGGTGCAGGGACTGGTCGCTACGTCCGGCGACGAGCGCTTTGCCTGGGACAGCTACCGCCGCTTCATCCAGATGTACTCGGACGTCGTTCTGGGCGTCGAGCATCACCTGTTCGAGGAAGCGCTGGAGATCGCCAAGGAAGACAACGGCTACGAGAACGACACCGAGCTGTCGGCGGCCGACTGGCAGAAGATCGTCAAGGAGTACAAGGGCATCGTCGAGAGCGAGCTGGGCAAGCCGTTCCCGCTCGATGTCAATGAGCAGCTCTGGGGCGCCATCCAGGCGGTGTTCGACAGCTGGGATTCGGACCGTGCCAAGGTCTACCGCCGCCTGAACGACATCCCGGGCGACTGGGGCACCGCCGTGAACGTGCAGGCCATGGTGTTCGGCAACATGGGCGAGACATCCGCCACCGGCGTCGCCTTCACCCGCGACCCCGCGACGGGCGAGAAGGCCTACTATGGCGAGTGGCTCGTCAACGCGCAGGGCGAGGACGTCGTCGCCGGCATTCGCACTCCGCAATACTTGACCAAGGCCGCGCGCGAGCGTGCCGGGGCCAAGCCGCTCTCGATGGAAGAGGCGATGCCAGCGGCTTACGGCGAGTTGGCTGCCGTGTTCGAGCTGCTCGAGAAGCACTACAAGGACATGCAGGACATCGAGTTCACCGTTGAGCGTGGCAAGCTGTGGATGCTGCAGACCCGCTCGGGCAAGCGCACCGCAAAAGCCGCGCTAAAGATGGCAGTCGACATGGTGGCCGAAGGCCTCGTCGACGAGAAGACCGCGATCCTCCGCGTCGATCCCATGGCGCTCGACCAGCTGCTGCACCCCACGCTCGATCCCAAGGCCAAGCGCGATGTGCTGGGCAAGGGGCTGCCGGCATCGCCGGGCGCGGCTTCGGGCGCGATCGTGCTCGATGCCGACACCGCCGAGAAGCGCGCCGAGTTGGGCGAGAGCGTGATCCTCGTGCGCGTCGAGACTTCGCCAGAGGACATCCACGGCATGCACGCCGCCAAGGGTATTCTCACCGCACGCGGGGGCATGACGAGCCACGCCGCAGTGGTGGCGCGCGGCATGGGTCGCTGCTGCGTCTCGGGTGCTTCGGGCGTGTCGATCGACATGAAGAGCCGCACGCTCAAGATCGGCAATCGCGACCTCAAGGAAGGCGACGTCATCACGCTCGACGGCTCGACCGGCGACATCATGGCGGGCGAAGTGCCGACGGTGGAACCGGAGCTCGCTGGCGATTTCGCCGAGCTGATGACCTGGGCCGACAAGCACCGCCGCATGAAGGTGCGTACCAACGCCGAGACGCCGGCCGACTGCAAGATGGCCCGCCAGTTCGGCGCCGAGGGCATCGGCCTGTGCCGCACCGAGCACATGTTCTTCGACGCAAGCCGCATCTCGGCCGTGCGCCAGATGATCCTAGCCGAAGACGAGGCCGGCCGCCGCGCCGCGCTGGAGAAGCTGCTGCCCGAGCAGCGCGACGACTTCGCGCAGATCTTCATGGTCATGGCCGGCCTGCCGGTCACCATCCGCCTGCTCGACCCGCCGCTGCACGAGTTCCTGCCGCAAGGCGATGCCGAGTTCGCCGACTTGTCCGAGACGATCGGCATCTCCGTGGACACTCTCAAGCGCCGCGCCGACGAGCTGCACGAGGCCAACCCGATGCTCGGCCACCGTGGCTGTCGTCTCGGCATAACCTTCCCCGAGATTTACGAGATGCAGGCGCGCGCGATCTTCGAGGCGGCGTGCGACGTGATCGACAAGGTCGGCGACGCACCGGTGCCCGAAGTCATGATCCCGCTGGTCGCCACCAAGCGCGAACTCGCTATCCTGAAGAAGCTGGTCGATGAAACCGCCGCCAAGGTCTTCGCCGAGAAGGGCAAGTCGGTGGACTACATGGTCGGCACCATGATCGAGCTGCCGCGCGCCGCGCTGATGGCGGGTGAGATCGCCGAGGAAGCGAAGTTCTTCTCGTTCGGCACCAACGACTTGACTCAAACCACGCTGGGCGTCTCGCGTGACGACGCTGCGCGGTTCCTCTCGCCTTACGTCGACAAAGGCATCTACGCGCGCGATCCTTTCGTCAGCCTCGACATCGAGGGCGTGGGCCAGCTGGTGCAACTCGGCGCCGAGCGTGGACGCGCGACCCGCGCCGACCTCAAGCTCGGCATCTGCGGCGAGCATGGCGGCGATCCCGCGTCCATCGCGTTCTGCGAGAAGGTCGGCCTCGATTACGTCAGCGCCTCCCCTTATCGCGTGCCGATCGCCCGGTTGGCGGCGGCTCAGGCGGCTCTGGCGTAA
- a CDS encoding methyltransferase domain-containing protein codes for MASPTPPRIFDPARRIAARRRMLRAQEAPDAPRYLLDDMIEDVLERLAFLRHQPERALLIGDTAGVLGAQLESRGTHVISVEPARGFDEEAPFPVGDFDFIASLSTLDTVNDLPGALVHIRNALKTGGLMIASFPGAGSLPVLRSAMLAADGERPAARIHPLVDVRAGAQLVQRTGFANPVADSRHLDVAFRSFSRAVADLRAQGHSNVLVDRGEPLGKAARAQAEQAYRAAAVDGRTVERFEILTLSGWRG; via the coding sequence ATGGCTTCCCCCACCCCTCCCCGCATCTTCGATCCTGCCCGTCGCATCGCTGCTCGCCGGCGCATGCTGCGCGCGCAAGAGGCGCCGGATGCGCCGCGATATCTGCTTGACGATATGATCGAGGACGTACTCGAGCGCCTGGCGTTCCTGCGCCACCAGCCCGAGCGCGCCTTGCTGATCGGCGACACTGCCGGCGTGCTAGGCGCTCAGCTCGAGAGTCGCGGTACGCATGTCATCAGCGTGGAGCCCGCCCGCGGGTTCGACGAGGAAGCACCCTTCCCCGTCGGCGATTTCGACTTCATCGCGAGCCTGAGCACACTCGACACGGTCAACGACCTGCCGGGTGCACTGGTACACATCCGGAACGCCCTGAAGACGGGGGGCCTGATGATCGCCAGCTTTCCCGGCGCGGGCAGCCTGCCCGTTCTGCGTTCCGCCATGCTCGCAGCGGATGGCGAGCGGCCAGCGGCGCGCATTCATCCCCTTGTAGACGTTCGTGCAGGTGCTCAGCTGGTGCAGCGAACGGGCTTCGCGAACCCGGTCGCCGACTCACGCCACCTTGATGTGGCGTTCCGCTCCTTCTCACGCGCGGTGGCGGACCTGCGCGCGCAAGGGCACAGCAACGTCCTGGTCGACCGGGGCGAGCCCCTCGGCAAGGCCGCGCGGGCTCAAGCGGAGCAGGCCTACCGTGCAGCCGCTGTGGACGGCCGCACGGTGGAGCGCTTCGAGATTCTCACCCTTTCGGGCTGGCGTGGCTGA
- a CDS encoding ComF family protein — MLEPLIDFVFPPRCPLCGAGVSSQTGLCADCWSELAIPGEPCCDLCSRPFGEDVATGSTCAPCLADPPRHDGIAAATLYNDASRKLVLAFKHGSRLGLAKLMARLMAARLASEPRGDWVIVPVPLHRWRLWRRGYNQAAILAQELAQITGGTVSIDALERRKSTAALGGLGRLARRRELSGAIRLAERRRQSIRGKSVLLVDDVLTSGATSDVCVSALKRGGASRVVVTCFARVLDEALDLR; from the coding sequence GTGCTCGAACCTTTGATCGACTTCGTCTTCCCGCCTCGGTGCCCCCTGTGCGGCGCGGGCGTGAGCTCGCAGACGGGTCTCTGCGCCGATTGCTGGAGCGAGCTGGCGATCCCGGGCGAACCATGCTGCGACCTATGCAGCCGTCCGTTCGGCGAGGATGTGGCGACGGGATCGACCTGCGCGCCATGCCTGGCCGATCCGCCTCGCCATGACGGCATCGCCGCCGCCACACTCTACAACGACGCTTCGCGCAAGCTGGTCCTGGCGTTCAAGCACGGCAGCCGCCTGGGGCTGGCCAAGTTGATGGCGCGGCTGATGGCCGCGCGGCTCGCCAGTGAACCGCGGGGCGACTGGGTGATCGTGCCAGTCCCGCTGCATCGCTGGCGCTTGTGGCGGCGCGGCTACAACCAGGCGGCCATCCTGGCGCAGGAGCTGGCGCAGATCACCGGTGGCACGGTGTCGATCGACGCATTGGAGCGCCGCAAATCCACGGCCGCGCTGGGTGGCTTGGGCCGACTTGCACGTCGACGAGAGCTCAGCGGCGCGATTCGGCTCGCCGAGCGGCGCAGGCAGAGTATCCGCGGCAAGAGCGTGCTACTCGTCGATGACGTGCTGACCAGCGGGGCGACGAGCGATGTATGCGTGTCCGCCTTGAAGCGCGGCGGTGCATCACGCGTCGTCGTGACTTGCTTCGCCCGCGTCCTCGACGAAGCATTGGATCTAAGGTGA
- the hisI gene encoding phosphoribosyl-AMP cyclohydrolase, with protein MSHDHERETGSAFMPRYDAQGLVTGIAMDARTREVLMVAFMDAEAVARTRETGLAHFHSRSRGRLWLKGESSGHFLKVQEILVDCDQDALVMLVEPQGPACHTGARSCFYRRLVDDRLEPVSG; from the coding sequence ATGAGCCACGACCACGAGCGCGAGACCGGAAGCGCCTTCATGCCGCGCTACGATGCGCAAGGATTGGTCACCGGCATCGCCATGGATGCGCGCACGCGTGAGGTGCTGATGGTGGCCTTCATGGATGCCGAAGCGGTCGCCCGCACGCGCGAGACCGGGCTGGCGCACTTCCACTCGCGCTCACGCGGGCGGCTGTGGCTGAAGGGTGAAAGTTCGGGGCACTTCCTGAAGGTTCAGGAAATCCTGGTCGATTGTGACCAGGATGCGCTCGTCATGCTGGTGGAGCCGCAAGGCCCCGCTTGCCACACCGGTGCGCGCAGCTGCTTCTACCGGCGCCTCGTCGACGATCGCCTGGAACCCGTTTCGGGTTAG
- a CDS encoding dienelactone hydrolase family protein: MSQLEALAYRHGDVELTGWLARPQGVPRAAILVLPTIANVTPAVERRAAMLADLGYLALIADFYGEPVADFAASGPLAQKLRADVAHYRGRIGVALDALRSLPEAVGSPVAAIGYCMGGQAALEAARDGHDLFAAVSFHGILTTDRPAEPGQIHARLLVCHGDADPLVPREQVLRFWEEMDAAGADWHFHAYSGVKHGFTDPGSDARGVPAIGYDTSADRQSWAAMRSLFDEILA, from the coding sequence ATGAGCCAGCTCGAGGCGCTCGCCTACCGCCACGGCGATGTGGAACTGACAGGCTGGCTCGCGCGTCCGCAAGGCGTGCCCCGCGCGGCCATCCTGGTATTACCTACTATCGCCAACGTCACACCGGCCGTCGAGCGACGCGCGGCGATGCTCGCGGATCTGGGCTACCTGGCGCTGATTGCCGACTTCTATGGCGAGCCCGTGGCTGACTTCGCGGCGTCGGGTCCGCTGGCGCAGAAGCTGCGCGCCGATGTCGCGCATTATCGCGGCCGCATCGGCGTGGCGCTCGACGCTCTGCGGAGCTTGCCGGAAGCCGTTGGGTCGCCGGTTGCCGCCATTGGCTACTGCATGGGCGGACAAGCCGCTCTGGAAGCTGCTCGCGATGGCCATGACCTGTTCGCCGCCGTCAGCTTCCACGGCATCCTGACCACCGATCGCCCCGCCGAACCGGGTCAGATCCACGCGCGCTTGCTGGTGTGCCATGGCGATGCGGACCCGCTCGTGCCACGCGAGCAGGTCCTGCGCTTCTGGGAGGAGATGGACGCGGCCGGCGCCGACTGGCATTTCCACGCCTACTCGGGCGTCAAGCACGGCTTCACTGACCCGGGCAGCGACGCGCGCGGCGTTCCTGCGATAGGCTACGACACCAGCGCCGATCGCCAGAGCTGGGCCGCGATGCGCAGCCTGTTCGACGAGATCCTCGCCTAA
- the cysK gene encoding cysteine synthase A gives MKADSILATIGNTPHIRLSRLFPDHEVWVKSERGNPGGSIKDRIGLAMIEAAERDGSLQPGGTIIEPTSGNTGIGLAMVAAVKGYKLVLVMPESMSLERRRLMLAYGATFDLTPKEKGMKGAIERARELAAQTPGAWIAQQFDNPANIDVHVRTTALEILNDFADTPIDVLITGVGTGGHLTGCAERLKQAWPSLKAYAVEPTLSPVISGGQPGPHPIQGIGAGFIPSNLHTQAIDGAIQVDPADAKEFARRCAREEGILVGISSGATLAAIAAKLPELPAGSRVLGFNYDTGERYLSVPDFLPE, from the coding sequence ATGAAGGCCGACAGCATCCTTGCCACCATCGGCAACACCCCGCACATCCGCCTCTCACGCCTGTTCCCCGACCACGAGGTCTGGGTAAAGAGCGAGCGCGGCAACCCCGGCGGCTCGATCAAGGACCGCATCGGGCTTGCCATGATCGAAGCGGCTGAGCGCGACGGCAGCCTGCAGCCCGGCGGCACGATCATCGAGCCGACCTCTGGCAACACCGGCATCGGCCTTGCCATGGTCGCCGCGGTGAAGGGCTACAAGCTCGTCCTGGTCATGCCCGAATCAATGTCCCTGGAGCGTCGCCGGCTGATGCTGGCGTACGGCGCGACCTTCGACCTCACGCCCAAGGAAAAGGGCATGAAGGGCGCGATCGAGCGTGCGCGCGAACTCGCTGCGCAGACGCCGGGTGCGTGGATCGCCCAGCAGTTCGACAATCCCGCCAACATCGACGTCCACGTGCGCACCACTGCACTCGAGATCCTGAACGACTTCGCCGACACTCCGATCGACGTGCTGATCACCGGCGTCGGCACCGGCGGCCACTTGACCGGATGCGCCGAGCGGCTGAAGCAGGCTTGGCCCTCGCTCAAGGCCTATGCGGTGGAGCCGACGCTTTCGCCGGTAATCTCGGGCGGACAGCCCGGCCCTCACCCGATCCAGGGCATTGGCGCGGGCTTCATCCCGTCCAACCTGCACACGCAGGCAATCGACGGTGCGATCCAGGTCGATCCCGCCGATGCCAAGGAGTTCGCCCGGCGCTGCGCGCGTGAGGAAGGCATCCTGGTCGGCATCAGCTCGGGCGCCACGCTGGCGGCCATCGCAGCCAAGCTGCCCGAGCTGCCCGCGGGCTCGCGCGTGCTGGGCTTCAACTACGACACGGGCGAGCGTTACCTCTCGGTGCCGGACTTCCTGCCCGAATGA
- a CDS encoding MFS transporter, with protein MSQPTSSPTTPLAIPDYRKFWLARFAAVIATNGMVVIIGYQLYDVARSEYAMSISQASFQLGLLGLAQFIPILLLTPIAGVVADRFDRRYVAATSMSIDLCIALGLGTVTALGIRSLPVLFGFAALHGAVRVFQGPALSAIAPNIVPVALIPRAIALNSIAWQAGAVIGPASFGFLFASSHALPYWTSTVLMAVAATSLLSIRSLPPTLGDARKAHPLQQIVGGFQFVWNDRFLLGCITLDLFAVIFGGATALFPVFARDILHVGPEGLGQLRAAPAVGAAIVALTLSFRPLEHNVGVKMLAAVGVYGVATIVFAYSRELLLSLAFLFVLGAADMVSVFIRSSLIQLNTPDDMRGRVSATSGLAVSASNELGEMQSGVAAALLGATGAVVFGGAAAILVTAMWSKLFPEIRRARTFAPQYRPKDRTRETAP; from the coding sequence GTGAGCCAACCCACCTCGTCCCCGACAACTCCCCTGGCCATTCCGGACTATCGCAAGTTCTGGCTGGCGCGCTTCGCAGCGGTGATCGCGACCAATGGCATGGTCGTGATCATCGGGTACCAGCTCTACGATGTCGCTCGTAGCGAATACGCGATGAGCATCAGCCAGGCCTCGTTCCAGCTGGGACTACTTGGCTTGGCGCAGTTCATTCCCATCCTCTTGCTGACTCCGATCGCGGGAGTCGTCGCGGATCGCTTCGATCGCCGCTACGTGGCTGCCACTTCGATGAGCATCGACTTGTGCATAGCACTCGGGCTCGGTACCGTAACGGCGCTGGGTATCCGCAGCCTGCCCGTGCTGTTCGGCTTCGCGGCGCTTCATGGCGCGGTCCGCGTGTTCCAGGGACCGGCGCTGAGCGCGATCGCTCCCAACATCGTGCCGGTAGCGCTGATCCCGCGAGCGATCGCCCTGAACTCGATTGCCTGGCAGGCCGGAGCGGTGATCGGGCCTGCAAGCTTCGGCTTCCTCTTCGCCTCCTCTCACGCACTGCCGTACTGGACATCGACGGTGCTGATGGCGGTCGCGGCCACGAGCCTGCTTTCGATCCGCTCGCTCCCACCGACACTGGGAGACGCACGCAAGGCCCATCCGCTGCAGCAGATCGTGGGTGGGTTCCAGTTCGTGTGGAACGACCGGTTCCTGCTCGGCTGCATCACACTCGACCTGTTCGCAGTCATCTTCGGCGGCGCTACGGCGCTGTTTCCGGTGTTCGCCCGCGACATCCTGCACGTAGGGCCGGAAGGCCTGGGCCAGCTCCGTGCTGCGCCAGCGGTAGGTGCGGCGATCGTTGCCCTGACCCTCTCGTTCCGCCCGCTCGAGCACAATGTCGGCGTCAAGATGCTGGCCGCCGTCGGCGTCTACGGCGTCGCGACCATTGTTTTTGCCTACTCACGTGAATTGTTGCTGTCGCTGGCGTTCCTGTTCGTGCTGGGCGCGGCCGACATGGTGTCCGTCTTCATCCGCAGCTCGCTGATCCAGCTCAACACGCCTGACGACATGCGCGGTCGTGTCTCCGCCACCTCCGGTTTGGCCGTCTCGGCCTCGAACGAATTGGGCGAGATGCAGTCGGGTGTCGCCGCTGCGCTGCTCGGCGCGACGGGAGCAGTTGTGTTCGGCGGCGCCGCTGCCATACTCGTGACCGCTATGTGGTCGAAGCTCTTTCCGGAAATCCGCCGAGCCCGTACTTTCGCGCCTCAATATCGCCCCAAAGACCGAACACGGGAGACAGCCCCATGA
- a CDS encoding PilZ domain-containing protein, with the protein MSAGAQLTVTDKRRAARHPADYKVIAEHKQRGDVHLTIVNVSAQGFMATGVDDMERGERLVMRLPVVGRIEAHLIWSHEGRAGFQFERIIRIDDFAKLVDAMQPNPRLRPKR; encoded by the coding sequence ATGAGTGCTGGCGCACAGCTGACGGTAACCGACAAGCGCCGCGCCGCGCGTCACCCTGCCGACTACAAGGTCATCGCCGAGCACAAGCAGCGCGGCGACGTGCATCTGACGATCGTGAACGTTTCGGCGCAGGGCTTCATGGCGACAGGTGTCGACGACATGGAGCGTGGCGAACGGCTTGTGATGCGCCTGCCCGTTGTTGGGCGTATCGAGGCGCACCTGATCTGGTCGCACGAGGGACGTGCAGGTTTTCAGTTCGAGCGGATCATCCGCATCGATGATTTCGCCAAGCTCGTGGATGCCATGCAGCCCAACCCGCGGTTACGCCCGAAGCGCTGA
- the tyrS gene encoding tyrosine--tRNA ligase, whose protein sequence is MTYDSTLLRLLDERGYIHQLTDAEGLDKVAASQLVPGYVGFDATAPSLHVGNLVSIMLLRRLQQAGHKPIVLMGGGTTRIGDPTGKDEVRKMLTDKAIEANIASIRTAFERLLTFGDGPTDAVMVNNHDWLGSIGYIEMLQKIGTHFTVNRMLSFDSVKLRLEREQPMTFLEFNYMILQGYDFRHLRQAMGVQLQMGGSDQWGNIINGVELSRRMDGAEVFGLTTPLITKADGTKMGKSVAGAIWLNEDMLSNFDYWQFWRNCDDRDVGKFLRLFTDLPLDEIAKLEALQGGEINNAKIVLANEATRLCRGEDAARNAEATAKATFAGGGMGEDLPSITVPAEGIRLVAACTELGLTASNGEAKRKIGEGAVKLDDEAVSDPNLLITIESGVSRKLSLGRKKHGVLRGA, encoded by the coding sequence ATGACCTACGATTCCACCTTGCTACGCCTGCTCGACGAACGCGGCTACATCCACCAGCTTACCGATGCAGAGGGCCTGGACAAGGTGGCGGCGTCGCAACTCGTTCCCGGGTATGTCGGCTTCGATGCAACTGCGCCATCGCTTCACGTGGGCAATCTGGTCTCGATCATGTTGCTGCGCCGGCTTCAGCAGGCGGGACACAAGCCGATCGTGCTCATGGGCGGCGGCACCACGCGCATCGGCGACCCGACCGGCAAAGACGAAGTGCGCAAGATGCTGACGGACAAGGCGATCGAGGCGAACATCGCTTCGATCCGCACCGCGTTCGAGCGCCTGCTGACCTTCGGCGACGGACCCACCGACGCGGTGATGGTCAACAATCACGATTGGCTCGGCTCGATCGGCTACATCGAGATGCTGCAGAAGATTGGGACCCATTTCACCGTCAATCGCATGCTGAGCTTCGACTCGGTCAAGCTGCGGCTCGAGCGCGAGCAGCCAATGACCTTCCTCGAATTCAACTACATGATCCTGCAAGGCTACGATTTCCGCCACTTGCGCCAAGCCATGGGCGTGCAGTTGCAGATGGGTGGATCTGACCAGTGGGGCAACATCATCAACGGCGTGGAGCTCTCCCGCCGCATGGATGGCGCCGAAGTGTTCGGGCTGACCACACCGCTGATCACCAAGGCGGACGGCACGAAGATGGGCAAGTCGGTCGCCGGCGCGATTTGGCTCAACGAGGACATGCTGTCGAACTTCGATTACTGGCAGTTCTGGCGCAATTGCGACGATCGCGACGTCGGCAAGTTCTTGCGCCTGTTCACCGACCTGCCGCTCGACGAGATCGCGAAGCTGGAGGCGCTGCAAGGCGGCGAGATCAACAACGCCAAGATCGTCCTTGCCAACGAGGCCACCAGGCTGTGCCGCGGCGAGGATGCTGCCCGCAACGCCGAAGCCACTGCTAAGGCGACCTTCGCGGGTGGCGGCATGGGTGAAGATTTGCCCTCGATCACTGTTCCTGCCGAGGGTATCCGGCTGGTCGCCGCCTGCACCGAACTGGGCCTCACCGCCTCGAACGGCGAAGCCAAGCGCAAGATCGGCGAAGGCGCGGTCAAGCTCGACGACGAAGCCGTGAGCGATCCTAACCTGCTGATTACGATTGAGTCCGGCGTCTCACGCAAGCTCAGCCTCGGGCGCAAGAAGCACGGGGTACTGCGCGGCGCCTGA
- a CDS encoding DOMON-like domain-containing protein: protein MQTHSLIAHPDFSPVTVREVTARITPDGDWLRLRWRIEGAYKLVVPPFAGKGRADGLWQTTCFELFLQSPGEAGYTELNLSPSERWNAYDFSSYREGMTERPFPHEPSCTMRKGEALAIFDAAVPASALPPALWRYNMTAVIEEEGGRRSFWGVAHPVGKPDFHDAACFTGTLAAANGA from the coding sequence TTGCAAACGCACAGCCTGATTGCGCATCCAGACTTCTCGCCGGTGACGGTGCGAGAGGTCACGGCCCGGATCACACCCGATGGTGACTGGCTGCGGCTGCGCTGGCGGATCGAGGGCGCCTACAAGCTCGTTGTGCCGCCGTTTGCCGGCAAGGGCCGCGCGGACGGTCTATGGCAGACGACTTGCTTCGAGCTGTTCCTGCAATCGCCGGGCGAGGCGGGCTATACGGAATTGAACCTTTCTCCATCCGAACGCTGGAATGCCTACGACTTCAGCAGCTATCGCGAGGGAATGACGGAGCGGCCGTTCCCGCACGAGCCCAGCTGCACCATGCGCAAGGGTGAGGCACTGGCCATCTTCGACGCCGCCGTGCCCGCCTCGGCACTGCCGCCCGCGCTCTGGAGGTACAACATGACCGCCGTGATCGAGGAGGAGGGCGGCAGACGCTCCTTCTGGGGAGTGGCTCATCCGGTCGGCAAGCCGGACTTCCACGATGCCGCTTGCTTCACCGGCACGCTTGCGGCAGCGAACGGCGCATGA